The genomic DNA CAATTTATGAagatagggatgaatttctctCTCCATGTCTATGTACTGCTCCTGACACACCAAGCCCATCAGGATGCCTGACATGAAGTCATTGACCAGCCAAGTTCACACCCATCCTGCAACTTTGCGGTTTGGCATTTTCACGAGAACCTCAAACTCTTAGAACCTGCTTTGCCACAGGCATCCTTCAGGGACTCTTTGATTTGTTCGTTGCGGAGAGTGTAGATGTAGGGGTTAAAGAGAGGGACCACCACACAGTACAGAAATGACACAACTTTGTCAAAGTCCTGCACACCCCGCTGTCCTGGTTGGAGGTACCTGAAGATGGAGCTACTGTACAATATCACAACAACCAGGAGGTGAgcggagcaggtggaaaaggctttTTTCCTTCCTGTGGTGGCCGGGATGCGCATGATAGTGGAGATGATACAGCCATAGGAAATGATAGTGACTGTTAAAGTACCAAGTAAGATAACTGTTGCTGAAAAAAATATCATTACCTCAATGTGTCCCGTGTCCACGCAGGAGAGTTGGAGCAATGCGGCTGTATCGCAGTAGAAGTGGTTTATGACATTGGGGCCACAGAACGGTAACAGCACAACCATAAATATTGGGGGAACCATTATAAGAAAACTCATCACCCAGCAGCCCAGCACTAACTGGAAGCAGACCCTGCCATTCATGATGCTGCTGTAATGCAAGGGGCGGCAGATAGCCACGTAGCGGTCAAAGGACATGACAGCCCCATGACAAAACATAGAGGCGCCCAGGAAGAAGACCAACAATAACTGAAGGAAACAACCAGGGAGGGAAATAGATTTTCTCTCTGTCAGGAGGCTGTAGAGGAACCTGGGCATGATGACAGAGGTGAAGCAGATTTCTAAGAGAGCAAAGTTcctgaggaagaaatacatgggcaACTGGAGGCGATGGTCCACCAGGGAGAGGGTGACAATAATGATGTTTCCCATTACAGTCAACAGGAAGACATCTAATAGAACCGCAAACAGGATGATGTTGACGTGGTGGTTGTTGGACAGTCCCACAATGATGAATTCCACCACTGTGGTCTGGTTCGTCATTCTTGGTTCATCTGTaaagacaaattaaaaacatGTCAAAACCAGAGCTGCTTGGACAATAGGGACAGAACGCTTAGAGGACAAATCTGTAAATAAATAGAATGAAtctcttcaatgggaattgggtgcctatgacggggcgacgactcaccggcgcggcacctcctgctggttgtctagggaattagctcttcccagtccggagcgccctctgcaggctggtgtcctgcctgccactggccccgtgtccctccagGATCCCGGTGCCCCTCTATGTCAGGGTCCTTCCCCCAGCAGTAACCCGCAatttgggtctccccacccaggggatccCCCAAcctcctatccccaccttgcctcagtggctactgccagtcaccacttagcccccgctccctggggcagacgcaGTCTGTAAACcgctcatcatcggcaaggggggttggaccaactgcctctgcctattcctgggatgcccctctgcagccccagtacctttcgtgggcccttaactcggcctacagcctggggctttgctagactgcggctccccagctccctctgcccttccccagcactgctccagcctaggtaccctgctcagctccccagcagccaggtccttctctgccAGGAAGCGAGAAAGGGAGTGTCTccagctcctggcccactgccctcctataagggccagctgggccttaattgagctggccacagctgcggctgcttccttaatcagcccagcttttccagttgcagccctctccagggctgctttgaaCCCCCGATTACTGGGGTGGGGAGTCGCCCCACCACAATGCCTAACAAACATGGGCTCAATGAAACAATCCTGATAGAACAACTAAACCAATTACTGATAgctggagagagagggggagaactggagagaaagggagaatgaaaatttcttcttttaaaaattcataaattttacttcaatttttcATACATGaaaaaggccagaaggaaccagtgTGAACATCTGTTCTGACCTCCGTACAGAAGAGAGTGAGGAACTTCCCTGAACTAGCTACTGTTAGAACTAGAGTgtcgctttttaaaaaaacttccaatctttattttaaaatttccagtgatggaaaatccatcaagttgttccaatgattacaTACCCTCACTGTGAaagttttgattgtttgttttcttccaggtcattgatacaaatattaaaaagtaCAGGTCCAAGAATCaaaccctgtgggaccccactaaaaACACCCACACTCAATGATGATTGCCCATATATAATTCCAGTTTGAGACTGTTCAGTACCCACCTTTTAGTCCATTTAATCTGTGCCATGTTAATtgtgtatcattctagtttcttaatcacaatgtcaaaaatgaaataaaaaatagtccctgtatttaaaaaggggaaacaaagaggagctgtggaattatagaccagtcagcctaacttctatacctagaaagatactggaacaaattattcaaCAATCAAGTTATAAGCATCTAGAGGATATTAGGGTGTTCAATCATAGCGAACaaatttctcaagaacaaatcatgctaaatcaatctaatttccttctttcatATGGTTACTGGTCTGGTGGAGAGttgggaagctgtagatgtgatatatcttgattttagtaaggcttctgacacataagaacataagaatggccatactgcgtcagaccaaaggtccatctagcccagcatcctgtcttgcggcagtggccagtgccaggtgccccagagggaatgaccagaacagggaatcatccagtgatccatcccctgtcgcccattccttgCACATaccattctcataagcaaaatagggaaatgtggtttagatgaaattactgtaaggtgggtgcaaaattgATTGAAAGGCTGAACTCACAAAGTAGCTAGCAGTGGTTCAACGTCAAAGTGGGGGAAAGTATCTAGTCAGGTCCCATAAgcgtctgtcctgggtccagtagaattcaatattttcattaatggcatGGATAACAGAGTGGAGAGTCTGTttacaaaatctgcagatgaaacCTGCCTGGGAGAGATTCCTGGCACTTGGAAGAACAGGATTAGAaatcaaaacaaccttgacaaattgaagaattggtatGAAATCAAAAAGATGGACTTCAATCaaaacaagtgcaaagttctacacttaggaagaaaaatatcaaaactcacatctgcaaaatggggattaaCTGGCTAAgaggcagtactgctgaaaaggatgtgggtggtatagtggatcacaaatgggATGTGAGTCAGCaaggtgatgcagttgcaaaaaaggctaatatcattctggggtatattgaCAGGAGGGTCGTATGTAAGatacgggaggtaattgtcctactcTACTCTGCCCTGGTGGCATTTCAGCAGCAGTACTGTTTCCTGTTCTGGATTCCACACGTTGAAAAAAATGGGAACTAATTGGAGAGGATCTAGAAGAGTGACACAAAAAGGATAAAAGGCCTAGAAAACTTTAACATGAGAAAAGAGGATGGggaacaattgttctccatatccactgaatgCAGGAGAAGGAGAAATGGGCTGAATCTCCAAAAAGTGTGATTTAGGTtcaatattagggaaaactttctaactgaaaGAATAGTTAATTACGGGAATACATTACtgcaggaggttgtggaatccccatcattgacaGTTTCTAATggaagattagacaaacacctgtcaggcatggcctaggtttacttagtcctgcttcagcTCTGCGGATGGATTAGATGAccgctcaaggtcccttccaaccctacatttcagAGAGTCTGTCTCATTTGTACCACCTCAAGTGCTATTCAGAAGGCTAAATGGAGGacatcaacattattacctttataAACCAAACTTGTGATGTCACCAACAAAAAACATATCAGGTTAATTTGACAGAATCTATTTGTCATAAGCCCATGCTGATTGGACTTAATTCTTTTCCTCTCATCTACTTCTATACagattgagtcccatatcaggtGCTCCATGATTTGCCCAGCATCTATCTCAGGCTCACAGGAGTTTAATTACTTGGCTCATCCCAGTTACCCCTCCTTTTCCACCATTAGACGTGTGAAGAGGACATTTGGGAATTCAGGCTGTCTTGGATGTGAATTACTTCCTGCCCACCCCACTCTGAAATCAGATACTACAGCCAATAGTGATGGATAAGTATTTTTGAGAGCATCTTTCTGCTAAAGGGACAGGTGGCAAGATAGACAGCTATGCTGGCACTAAAAATAACTTTCTTGGTATTCataatcccattgaagtgaatgggagatcTTCATTGTTCTCTCCAAGTTATTTTTTCCAGCCTGTCTGCAGATTCAGGTAAACATTACAAATTAGCTTAGTAATTCCTTAGAAGTTCCTGGCTTCATTCCCTTCCATCACAGACACCCAACGCCTCCTCTTCAATTGACCAGACATGTTGTTTGAATGGCTACATTTTATATCAGTTGGATCACCCTGCTTAGATcttcagggtctgatccaaactTCTCCAGAGTCAATAGAGAGCTTCCCGTAGGCTCCAGTGTGGTTTGGATTCACTCTGCGAAGCTGCCCGTGCAGAGGTACTTACAGAGTTGGAGACATGGAGAATGAGGACACAAATGTACATCAGTGGGGAGGGCTTCTGTGCGCATCACACACAACCTGCAGAAGCTCCCTGGCTTTTCTCAAACTGGGTCCTGGGTGAGCCTCCCCAAACCCTCCCTCTTTCAATAGCTCTGCTTTTTCAACAGTATTTCTCTAGGCGTTTGAGGGAACTTATTCCTCCGAGGTGCCCATTTTGCAATAAGCCATACCAGCTATTAGCTTGggtttgtggatttttttacaATGGGTTTTGGGCTCCCAGATACCACTTGACCAAGACAATGAAAGAAATCTAGCATTTCCCTAATTAAATATATTCTTTAATGGGGATTCCTAGGATAATGGCAGTGGCATTGTGTCTGCTAAGGTGAAAGCAAACCTCACAAACTCGTATCCTGTAAAAATCTCTTAACCCATTGTCTGCCTTCGAATCCAGCTTCTGACCTGACCTGTGTCATGCTATCAGTGAGACACTCAAGAACGGCAGCCGTTGTGCATTACCTCACCGTGTCACATTTATCATACGCTTCTCAGTCTTAAATTGCACTCGCTGGCCACAAACTGTTCTTTTTATCATAGCCATATATCTGAATCTCATTTTACATCAAGACTGTAAAATGTTGGGTCAGTGACCCGCTttgcctggcacaatggaactggGATTTCAATCTCatgacacaaaacaaaacagtaagatTATCCACCGAGCTCTTCAAAGCATTATCACTTCAAAATCCCACCCCTGCCGTCATATGCTGGGCATTCCCCCTCACGCCCCGTGATACCGGAGAGCTTAGAAATACCCGGAACAAGAAACAAAATTATCACACAAACCCTGCAGCTGCTGAGTTGAGATTCTCCAATTTAGGTTTCTTAATTTATGCCTTTCTGTATACGAGAATACCGGGATAAATGTGGGTGATCACTGCCTGCATCACATTACCCCTCCTTTTCCAATTCCCATCTGTAATAGTTGTAGTCTCTGATGTTTTTATCTACAGTTGCTGGCTGGGACCCCTGAGACCAATTAGATAAAGAGCTTTGATGACAACACTTTGAGAAATCCCTTCGGAAAGAGCAGGACAAAGTTATGTTTCTCTTTTCCCCATCGGGCATTCAAAGGGTTCGGTCACCATTTCCCATCTCACGTGTTTTCATGGCAAGACACAGAAAACATACAGAAAAGTCAGGTAGTCATATGACTGATACTACTGTGGTAAGAACACGACTCAGGAAATCAGTGTTGAATTCCCAACCTCTGCCAGAGTCCTTCtccgtgaccttgggcaagtcagttagggTCAGATAGTGCAAGGTATATAGGAagctagtgggatttttaaaagcatttgagGCATCttcctcccattgaaattaatgagttTTAAGTGCCATGGGgaaatcccattaggtgcctaaatatcttcaTTCAGGCAGAAATGGATTTGAGAACCTCACACTACAGAGATCGATGAACAGATTTTATCTCCATTtctgagatggggaactgagacatacAGTGAGAGAACTGGATTTTAGAAAGGACTAACACACCCATCATCCACTAAATTTCACTGTGATGTGGGGTTCAAACCAGCTTATCCAAGAGACATGCTGGTTTCTTAACCATAAGAACATCCTTTCTCTGCTTTTACACTGGGGCTATTGCACAGAAAATAATTCCTCCAAGAAATGGTAGGATAATTAAGCACAGACCCTCAGCACAGAAACTTTGGATATGTCAAATCCAGGTCTCCAGAATGACCCAACCACCAGAGGACCAGCTGGCCATGGAATGGAGTTGAAGGTGTCCCAAAGAATGACGCATATTGAGAACAGAAGCTTTATTATTCTAACACACCACATACAATGCCGTTGGTTTCCTTGCAAAATAGGAGGAGTAACCATGTTCCTTACACCAATTCATTGCGATTGAGCCTCGTGCAGGAGCTTTGCAGTTCATTTTCCTCTTTTCAGTCACTTCTAAGGGAGAAATTTCCTGCATCGGTACAAGGGTAATTCCCCAAAGCATGAAGGGGAGTTATGGCTTCAAGATTCATTGAAGGTGAATTCCAAGTGAACAACAGAAgtgacatcatagaatcatagaatcatagaatatcagggttggaagggacctcaagaggtcatctattccaaccccctgctcaaagcaggaccaattcccaactaaatcattccagccagggctttgtcaagccaggccttaaaaccctccaggaaggagactccaccatctccctaggtaacacattccactgcttcaccaccctcctagtgaaatagtgtttcctaatatccaacctaaacctcccccacggcaacttgagaccattactccttgttctgtcatctgccaccactgagaacagtcgagctccatcctctttggaaccccccttcagatagttgaaagcagctatcaaatcccccctcattcttctcttctgcagactaaacaatcccagttccctcagcctctcctcataagtcatgtgctccagacccctaatcatttttgttgccctccgttggactctttccaatttttccacatccttcttgtagtgtggggcccaaaactggacacagtattccagatgaggcctcaccaatgtcgaataaaggggaacgatcacgttcctcgatctgctggcaatgcccctacttatacagcccaaaatgccgttagccttcttggcaacaagagcacactgttgactcatatccagcttctcgtccactgtgacccctaggtccttttctgcagaactgctacctagccattcggtccctagtttgtagcagtgcaggggattcttccgtcctaagtgcaggactctgcacttgtccttgttgaacctcatcaggtttttttctgcccaatcctctaatttgtctaggtcccgctgtatccgatccctaccctctagtgtatctaccacgcctcctagtttagtgtcatctgcaaacttgctgagagtgcagtccacaccatcctccagatcattaatgaagatattaaacaaaaccgtccccaggaccgacccttggggcactccgcttgaaaccggctgccaactagacatggagccattgatcactacccgttgagcccgacgatctagccagctttctatccaccttacagtccattcatccagcccatacttctttaacttggcggcaagaatactgtgggagaccgtatcaaaagctttgctaaagtcaaggaataacagatccactgctttcccctcatccacagagccagttatctcatcatagaaggcaattaggttagtcatgcatgacttccccttcgtgaatccatgctgactgttcctgatcactttcctctcctctaaatgtttcataattgattccttgaggacctgctccgtgatttttccagggactgaggtgaggctgactggcctgtagttccccagatcctccttcttcccttttttaaagatgggcactacattagccttttcccagtcatctgggacctcccctgatcgccatgagttatcaaaaataatggctaatggctctccaatctcacccgccaactcctttagcaccctcggaggcagcgcatccggccccatggacttgtgcacgtccagcttttctaaatagtcccgaaccacttctttctccacagagggctggtcaccttctccccatactgtactgcccagtgcagcaatctgggagctgaccttgttcgtgaagacagaggcaaaaaaatcattgagtacattagctttttccacaccctcggtcactaggttgcctccctcattcagtaaggggcccacactttccttgattttcttcttgttgctaacatacctgaagaaacccttcttgttactcttaacatctcttgctaactgcaactccaagtgtgatttggccttcctgatttcactcctgcacgcctgagcaatatttttatactcctcgctggtcatttgtccaatcttccactccttataagcctcttttttgcgtttaagatcagcaaggatttcactgtttagccaagctggttgcctgccatat from Malaclemys terrapin pileata isolate rMalTer1 chromosome 12, rMalTer1.hap1, whole genome shotgun sequence includes the following:
- the LOC128847052 gene encoding olfactory receptor 49-like: MTNQTTVVEFIIVGLSNNHHVNIILFAVLLDVFLLTVMGNIIIVTLSLVDHRLQLPMYFFLRNFALLEICFTSVIMPRFLYSLLTERKSISLPGCFLQLLLVFFLGASMFCHGAVMSFDRYVAICRPLHYSSIMNGRVCFQLVLGCWVMSFLIMVPPIFMVVLLPFCGPNVINHFYCDTAALLQLSCVDTGHIEVMIFFSATVILLGTLTVTIISYGCIISTIMRIPATTGRKKAFSTCSAHLLVVVILYSSSIFRYLQPGQRGVQDFDKVVSFLYCVVVPLFNPYIYTLRNEQIKESLKDACGKAGSKSLRFS